In Pedobacter sp. SL55, the following proteins share a genomic window:
- a CDS encoding zinc-dependent metalloprotease, translating to MKKNLFTLLMVAGAVTFAHAQRPTQGGAVPSDSTRRAPGAMGGAAAAAKPKPYDQVITNKAQTRLGLVISHKIEDKYFFEIADSVLNRDILVVSRVSKSSATLRDNQVYAGDQIGSSVIRFEKGPNNKLFIRKISFRAYSPDSTSSMYKNVQNSTVQNIAASFNVAAYAKDNKGVVVDATDFINSDNDVFYFSSPAAKTRFRLGAQQADRSFINTIKTFPTNTEINVTKTYSMSAAPTTGGAGGGMMGGGASGGSITLELNTSLVALPKVPMRARYFDPRVGYFAVGYTDFDANPQGVKDLELVKRWRLEPKPQDMAKYKRGELVEPAKPIVFYIDPATPKKWVPYLIAGVNDWQKAFEKAGFKNAVIGKMAPTKAQDSTWSLDDARNSAIVYKPSEIPNASGPSISDPRTGEIMESHINWYHNVMKLVRDWYFIQTAAVDKRARTVNFSDELMGDLIRFVSSHEVGHTLGLRHNHGSSSTVPTENLRNKKWVEEHGHTPSIMDYARFNYVAQPEDNISKAGLYPRIGDYDKWAIEWGYRYFPDSKNVTSDMKILDKMTVEAAKNRRLWFGTETNPDDPHSQSEDLSDNAMKASDYGIKNLKVILANLKTWTKQPGENYDELGNMYGQLTTQLGRYIGHVSKNVGGIYENPKTVDQAGLIYERTPAATQKEAMNWLNAQVFTTPKWLLDQSILDNINESPLVVVSKLQNAALGRVVSTRVLGNLIAAEAADGATAYKISDLFKDLNASIFTELKGGAAIDVYRRNLQKAYVDRLISVIAPPAAPSGLAAAFGGRGGAPSGLSASQTDAVSVVKGQLRELDKAIKANSTSDSLTKYHLEDLSDRIESALDSKK from the coding sequence ATGAAGAAAAATTTATTTACACTACTGATGGTTGCTGGAGCGGTAACATTTGCCCACGCTCAACGCCCAACACAAGGTGGTGCGGTTCCGTCTGACAGTACCCGTAGAGCACCTGGTGCTATGGGAGGCGCTGCAGCGGCTGCAAAACCTAAGCCTTATGATCAAGTAATTACCAATAAAGCTCAAACTAGATTGGGTTTGGTAATCTCTCACAAAATTGAAGATAAGTATTTCTTTGAAATTGCCGATTCTGTGCTGAACAGAGATATTTTGGTAGTTAGCAGAGTATCAAAATCATCAGCTACGCTTAGAGATAACCAAGTTTATGCTGGCGATCAAATTGGTTCTTCGGTTATTCGCTTTGAGAAAGGACCAAACAACAAATTGTTTATCCGTAAAATTAGTTTTAGAGCGTACAGCCCAGATTCTACCTCTTCGATGTACAAGAACGTACAAAATTCTACCGTACAAAATATAGCTGCGTCATTTAACGTAGCGGCTTATGCTAAAGATAATAAGGGGGTTGTTGTTGATGCTACAGATTTCATCAACAGTGATAACGATGTGTTTTATTTTTCTTCTCCAGCGGCTAAAACCAGATTTCGTTTAGGCGCTCAGCAGGCTGATAGAAGTTTTATCAACACGATCAAAACTTTTCCAACTAATACCGAGATTAACGTTACCAAAACTTACAGCATGAGCGCTGCGCCTACAACTGGTGGTGCTGGCGGTGGTATGATGGGCGGTGGCGCATCTGGCGGTTCTATCACTTTAGAACTTAATACATCGTTGGTAGCTTTGCCTAAAGTGCCAATGAGAGCAAGATATTTTGATCCTCGTGTAGGTTATTTTGCGGTTGGTTATACAGATTTCGATGCCAACCCACAAGGAGTTAAAGATTTAGAGTTGGTTAAACGTTGGAGATTAGAGCCTAAACCACAAGATATGGCTAAATACAAACGTGGCGAATTGGTAGAGCCTGCAAAACCAATTGTTTTCTATATTGACCCGGCTACACCTAAAAAATGGGTGCCATATTTAATTGCTGGTGTTAACGATTGGCAAAAAGCTTTTGAAAAAGCAGGTTTCAAAAATGCAGTTATTGGTAAAATGGCGCCAACTAAAGCACAAGATTCTACTTGGAGCTTAGACGATGCCCGTAACTCGGCCATTGTTTACAAACCATCAGAAATTCCTAACGCTAGTGGACCAAGCATTTCAGATCCACGTACTGGCGAGATCATGGAAAGTCACATTAACTGGTACCACAACGTAATGAAGTTGGTACGCGATTGGTATTTCATTCAAACTGCAGCAGTAGATAAGAGAGCTCGTACCGTAAACTTTAGCGATGAGTTAATGGGCGATTTGATCCGTTTTGTATCATCACACGAAGTTGGCCATACTTTAGGTTTGCGCCACAACCACGGTTCTAGTTCTACTGTGCCTACAGAGAATTTACGTAACAAAAAATGGGTTGAAGAACATGGTCACACGCCATCTATCATGGATTATGCTCGTTTCAACTATGTGGCGCAACCAGAAGATAACATCTCTAAAGCAGGTTTATACCCACGCATTGGTGATTACGATAAATGGGCTATTGAGTGGGGATACAGATACTTTCCAGATAGTAAAAACGTAACTTCTGATATGAAAATATTAGATAAAATGACGGTAGAAGCTGCTAAAAACAGACGTTTATGGTTCGGTACGGAAACCAATCCAGATGATCCGCACTCGCAAAGTGAAGATTTGAGCGACAATGCCATGAAAGCTAGTGATTATGGTATCAAGAACTTAAAAGTAATTTTAGCTAATCTTAAAACTTGGACTAAACAACCAGGCGAAAACTATGATGAGCTAGGTAACATGTACGGTCAATTAACTACTCAATTAGGTCGTTATATTGGTCACGTTAGTAAAAACGTAGGCGGTATCTACGAAAATCCAAAAACTGTAGATCAAGCAGGCTTAATTTATGAGCGTACACCAGCGGCAACACAAAAAGAAGCCATGAACTGGTTAAATGCCCAAGTGTTTACTACGCCTAAATGGTTGTTAGACCAATCTATTTTAGATAACATTAACGAAAGCCCATTGGTAGTAGTTTCTAAATTGCAAAATGCTGCTTTAGGCCGTGTGGTATCTACAAGAGTATTAGGCAACTTAATTGCTGCTGAGGCTGCTGATGGTGCAACGGCTTACAAAATTTCTGATTTATTCAAAGATTTGAATGCTTCGATTTTTACCGAATTAAAAGGTGGTGCAGCTATTGATGTTTATCGTAGAAACTTGCAGAAAGCTTACGTAGACAGGTTGATTTCGGTTATTGCTCCTCCAGCCGCTCCATCTGGTTTAGCCGCTGCTTTTGGTGGTAGAGGTGGTGCGCCAAGTGGTTTATCTGCTAGCCAAACCGATGCTGTTTCTGTAGTTAAAGGTCAGCTGCGTGAGTTAGATAAAGCAATCAAAGCCAATTCAACTTCAGATAGCTTAACTAAATACCATTTAGAAGATTTATCTGATCGTATTGAGAGCGCTTTAGATAGCAAAAAGTAA
- a CDS encoding acyltransferase, which produces MPLFKYWQANYPYFCHKVKSLKNYISNLRNIATFAVIVLHVTAPFVLKFNKISFASWQLANLLDSMLRFGVPVFVMISGAVLLDRNEPLNIFLRKRLKRIFLPFLFWSMVYFVFIYAGNFQKFSIAQLTQILADKLLKGTYYHLWYIYMILGVYLFVPIIRKWVQNSTKQELHYFLLLWAITLFINTDMAKYIPSIEVLYFSKYIGYLVLGHYLDKYVEAKPSRNNAYFMLFILGVALTFLSTSYLSVTANQLNITYYNYLSPNVCLMAIGIFLLGKNWLQKTNTALINLDRHSFGIYLAHVLVLHYVYRFTAQLKINTNSTAFLCLYIIGLALVTYLVSYLLIRILSAFKPLKSLVT; this is translated from the coding sequence ATGCCGCTTTTCAAATATTGGCAGGCAAATTATCCTTACTTTTGCCACAAAGTAAAATCGTTGAAAAACTACATCAGCAACTTAAGAAACATAGCTACCTTTGCAGTAATTGTATTGCACGTTACCGCTCCATTTGTGCTCAAATTTAATAAAATCAGCTTTGCTTCTTGGCAGTTGGCTAACTTGCTAGATTCTATGCTAAGGTTTGGTGTTCCTGTTTTCGTGATGATTTCTGGCGCTGTATTGTTAGATCGCAACGAACCATTAAACATCTTTCTACGCAAGCGACTGAAACGAATTTTTCTGCCTTTTTTGTTTTGGAGTATGGTGTACTTCGTTTTTATCTACGCAGGTAACTTCCAAAAATTTTCGATTGCACAACTTACCCAAATATTAGCAGACAAATTATTGAAAGGTACCTATTACCACCTTTGGTACATCTACATGATATTAGGCGTTTATCTATTCGTACCTATCATTAGAAAATGGGTACAAAATAGCACTAAACAAGAGCTCCACTATTTTCTATTATTGTGGGCAATAACGCTTTTCATCAATACAGATATGGCTAAGTATATTCCTAGTATCGAGGTACTGTATTTCAGCAAATATATTGGCTACTTGGTATTAGGCCATTACCTTGATAAATATGTAGAAGCTAAACCTAGTAGAAACAACGCCTACTTTATGTTATTTATTTTAGGCGTAGCTTTAACATTTTTATCTACCAGCTACCTAAGCGTTACCGCCAATCAGCTTAATATTACGTATTATAACTACCTATCGCCCAATGTATGTTTAATGGCTATTGGTATTTTCCTTTTAGGCAAAAACTGGCTACAAAAGACGAATACAGCTTTAATAAATCTGGATAGACATAGCTTCGGAATTTACTTGGCACATGTGCTGGTATTGCATTACGTATATCGGTTTACCGCACAGCTTAAAATCAATACCAATTCTACTGCATTTCTTTGCCTATATATTATTGGTTTAGCTTTAGTTACTTATCTGGTTTCCTATTTGCTAATTAGAATATTGTCTGCATTTAAACCCCTAAAATCGCTCGTTACTTAG
- the accD gene encoding acetyl-CoA carboxylase, carboxyltransferase subunit beta, whose translation MSWFKREKKGISTSTDEKKEAPDGLWNKCPSCKKALHSADLQESKWVCQYCNYHLRVGSKEYFHVLFDNNEFTELDENLTSGDPLHFIDSKPYTDRIIETTKKTGLKDAIRSAYGKIDGEDIVIACMDFNFIGGSMGSVVGEKIARSIDYSLKKKIPFLMISKSGGARMMEAAFSLMQMAKTSAKLALLNQAKIPYISLLTDPTTGGVTASYAMLGDINIAEPGALIGFAGPRVIKETIKKDLPKGFQTSEFVLEHGFLDFIVDRREMKAKLATFLKMMKN comes from the coding sequence ATGTCTTGGTTTAAAAGAGAGAAAAAAGGAATTAGCACTAGTACCGACGAAAAGAAAGAGGCTCCAGATGGCTTATGGAACAAGTGTCCGAGCTGTAAAAAAGCCCTTCACAGTGCCGACCTTCAAGAAAGCAAGTGGGTTTGCCAATACTGCAACTACCACCTACGCGTAGGTTCAAAAGAATATTTCCACGTACTTTTTGATAACAACGAGTTTACAGAGCTTGATGAAAATTTAACTTCTGGCGACCCGTTACACTTTATAGATAGCAAACCTTATACCGATAGGATTATCGAAACCACTAAAAAAACAGGTTTAAAAGATGCTATCCGTTCTGCTTATGGTAAAATAGATGGCGAAGATATTGTAATTGCCTGTATGGATTTCAATTTTATTGGTGGTTCTATGGGCTCGGTAGTGGGCGAAAAAATCGCTAGATCTATCGATTACAGCTTGAAAAAGAAAATCCCTTTCTTAATGATTTCTAAATCTGGTGGTGCACGTATGATGGAAGCTGCATTTTCTTTAATGCAAATGGCTAAAACATCGGCAAAACTAGCTTTGTTAAACCAGGCGAAAATCCCTTATATCTCTTTATTAACCGACCCAACTACGGGTGGCGTAACAGCTTCGTATGCTATGCTGGGCGATATTAATATTGCTGAACCTGGAGCACTGATTGGCTTCGCTGGTCCTCGTGTAATTAAAGAAACCATTAAAAAAGATTTGCCTAAAGGCTTTCAAACTTCGGAGTTTGTATTGGAACACGGTTTCTTAGATTTTATTGTAGACCGCAGAGAAATGAAAGCTAAGTTGGCTACTTTCTTGAAAATGATGAAGAATTAA
- the fbaA gene encoding class II fructose-bisphosphate aldolase: MSLKGYKGVIHGAAVQELFEQAKKHQFALPAVNVTGTNTINAVMETAKAVNSPVIIQLSNGGAQFYAGKTLNNDNLQACVLGAVSAAKHVHLLAEHYGVAVILHTDHAAKKLLPWIDGLLDHGEKFFAETGKPLFSSHMLDLSEEPIEENIEISAKYLERMKKLGMTIEIELGVTGGEEDGVDNSDVDSSKLYTQPSEVAYAYEELSKVSDQFTVAAAFGNVHGVYKPGNVKLQPIILKNSQDFIKEKYGLTAEKPINFVFHGGSGSSQEEIREAISYGAIKMNIDTDLQWAFWDGILGFYKKNEAYLQGQIGNPDGEDKPNKKFYDPRVWLRKSEEAFVARLKVAFEDLNCVNANDKL; this comes from the coding sequence ATGAGTTTAAAAGGCTACAAAGGCGTAATTCATGGTGCTGCAGTACAAGAACTGTTTGAGCAGGCCAAAAAACATCAATTTGCACTTCCAGCAGTAAACGTAACAGGAACCAATACGATTAATGCGGTAATGGAAACGGCAAAGGCGGTAAATTCGCCAGTAATTATTCAATTATCTAATGGTGGTGCACAGTTTTATGCTGGTAAAACCTTAAATAACGATAACCTACAAGCTTGCGTTTTAGGAGCTGTTTCGGCTGCTAAGCACGTACATTTATTGGCAGAGCACTATGGTGTAGCAGTAATTTTGCATACAGACCATGCTGCTAAAAAGTTATTACCTTGGATTGATGGTTTGTTAGACCACGGCGAAAAGTTCTTTGCCGAAACGGGTAAACCTTTGTTCTCGTCGCACATGTTGGATCTTTCTGAAGAGCCGATCGAAGAAAACATCGAAATTTCTGCAAAGTACCTAGAGCGTATGAAAAAACTAGGTATGACGATAGAGATTGAGTTAGGTGTTACTGGTGGCGAAGAAGATGGTGTAGATAACAGTGATGTGGATAGTTCGAAATTATACACACAACCAAGTGAAGTAGCTTACGCTTACGAAGAATTAAGCAAAGTGAGCGATCAGTTTACGGTTGCTGCTGCTTTTGGTAATGTACATGGTGTTTATAAACCGGGTAACGTGAAATTGCAACCAATTATTTTGAAAAACTCTCAAGATTTTATCAAAGAGAAATATGGCTTAACTGCTGAAAAACCAATCAATTTCGTTTTCCACGGTGGTTCTGGTTCTTCGCAAGAAGAAATTAGAGAAGCAATTTCTTACGGCGCTATTAAAATGAACATTGATACAGATTTGCAATGGGCATTTTGGGATGGTATTTTAGGTTTCTACAAAAAGAACGAAGCTTATTTGCAAGGGCAAATTGGTAACCCTGATGGCGAAGATAAACCGAACAAGAAATTCTACGATCCACGTGTTTGGTTACGTAAATCGGAAGAAGCGTTTGTGGCTCGTTTAAAAGTAGCTTTCGAAGATTTGAACTGTGTTAACGCAAATGATAAACTGTAA
- a CDS encoding low affinity iron permease family protein: MSTKSKVGLFERFANAATKFTGSSPAFIAAVAIVVIWAITGPVFNYSETWQLVINTGTTIITFLMVFLIQKAQNKDGKAIQLKLNELIASHEKASNRMVDIEDLTEEELDQFHKFYATLAKLADEEADIHQSHSIDVAKKLHRQKMIKMIKEVVNDEPKE; this comes from the coding sequence ATGAGCACAAAAAGTAAAGTGGGGTTATTCGAACGTTTTGCTAACGCAGCTACAAAATTTACAGGAAGTTCGCCAGCTTTTATTGCAGCGGTAGCGATTGTGGTAATTTGGGCAATTACTGGCCCTGTATTTAATTATTCTGAAACTTGGCAGTTGGTTATCAATACGGGCACCACTATTATTACCTTTTTAATGGTTTTTTTAATTCAAAAGGCGCAAAATAAAGATGGGAAAGCCATTCAGTTGAAGTTGAATGAGCTGATTGCTTCGCACGAAAAGGCAAGTAATAGAATGGTAGATATTGAGGATTTAACAGAGGAAGAATTAGATCAGTTCCATAAGTTTTATGCTACTTTGGCCAAGCTAGCCGATGAAGAGGCTGATATTCATCAATCGCACTCTATTGATGTAGCTAAGAAACTGCATCGCCAAAAGATGATTAAAATGATAAAAGAAGTGGTAAATGATGAGCCGAAAGAATGA
- a CDS encoding NAD(P)/FAD-dependent oxidoreductase — protein sequence MANQQEYDVIIIGGSYTGLSAAMALGRALKKVLVIDGVNPCNKQTPHSHNFLTQDGKTPKEISELAKAQVANYKTVSFLNDIAIKGEKSAKGFEITTQNGLIFKGRKLIFGTGIKDQMPNIEGFAECWGISAIHCPYCHGYEVRHLKTGLFANGDMAYEFGKLLWNWTKDLTIYTNGKSTLNAEQTNILASRNIHVVEKEIVKIAHNNGQIQELVFTDGSSQNLDALYAKIPFVQHSDIPQSLGCELTEMGMLKVDMMQKTTLDGVFAAGDNTSPMRSVANAVYGGNMAGAAVSKELIAEDFGVIN from the coding sequence ATGGCAAATCAACAAGAGTACGATGTAATCATTATTGGTGGCAGCTACACAGGCTTATCTGCAGCAATGGCTTTAGGTAGAGCACTAAAAAAAGTTTTAGTAATTGACGGTGTTAACCCTTGCAATAAGCAAACACCGCATTCGCATAACTTCTTAACGCAGGATGGTAAAACACCTAAAGAAATTTCGGAGCTAGCTAAAGCACAGGTTGCTAATTATAAAACTGTTAGTTTCTTAAATGATATTGCCATTAAAGGAGAAAAAAGTGCCAAGGGTTTCGAAATTACCACACAAAATGGATTGATTTTTAAGGGCAGAAAACTGATTTTTGGCACTGGAATTAAAGACCAAATGCCCAATATAGAAGGGTTTGCGGAATGTTGGGGTATCAGTGCAATCCACTGTCCGTACTGCCACGGATACGAAGTTCGCCACCTAAAAACAGGCTTATTTGCCAATGGCGATATGGCCTACGAATTTGGCAAACTGCTTTGGAACTGGACCAAAGACCTTACGATTTATACCAACGGAAAATCAACCTTAAACGCAGAGCAAACCAATATATTAGCGAGTAGAAATATCCACGTGGTAGAAAAAGAAATTGTTAAAATTGCTCACAACAATGGACAAATCCAAGAGTTGGTGTTTACTGATGGTAGTTCTCAAAACTTAGATGCACTATACGCTAAAATACCATTCGTTCAACATAGTGATATTCCGCAAAGTTTAGGCTGCGAACTCACAGAAATGGGAATGCTTAAAGTAGATATGATGCAAAAAACTACTTTAGATGGCGTATTTGCCGCTGGGGATAACACGAGCCCAATGCGCTCGGTAGCCAATGCTGTTTATGGCGGTAACATGGCTGGCGCTGCAGTTAGTAAGGAGTTGATAGCAGAGGATTTTGGAGTAATTAATTGA
- a CDS encoding CatA-like O-acetyltransferase — protein sequence MKKININTWKRKDHFKLFSKFEEPFFGVVVHINCTKAHANAKAANKSFFLHYLFRALKAANAIEEFRYRILDNEVILHEQASVSTTINRPNGTFGFAYFNYHTDENIFIADAQKAIKLVQTTEGLTPSQPGGSEIHFSAIPWVDFTSLSHAHSFTFPDSCPKISFGKLTDKDGVKTMPISVHIHHGLADGYHVGQFVEQFQKLMNEV from the coding sequence ATGAAAAAAATCAACATAAACACTTGGAAACGCAAAGACCACTTTAAACTCTTCAGCAAATTTGAAGAACCTTTTTTTGGTGTTGTAGTTCACATCAATTGCACCAAAGCCCACGCAAATGCCAAAGCAGCAAATAAATCATTCTTTTTGCACTACTTATTTAGAGCTCTAAAAGCAGCAAATGCTATCGAAGAATTTCGTTATCGCATTTTGGATAACGAGGTAATTCTTCACGAACAAGCAAGTGTTTCTACTACCATTAACCGCCCGAACGGTACTTTTGGCTTTGCTTACTTCAATTACCATACTGATGAAAACATCTTCATCGCCGATGCGCAAAAAGCGATAAAACTGGTGCAAACTACCGAAGGCTTAACACCATCGCAACCAGGTGGTAGCGAAATACACTTTTCAGCTATTCCTTGGGTAGATTTTACTTCTCTATCTCATGCCCATAGTTTCACGTTTCCAGATAGCTGTCCAAAAATATCTTTCGGTAAATTAACTGATAAAGATGGTGTTAAAACAATGCCTATTTCGGTTCACATCCATCATGGCTTGGCCGACGGCTACCATGTAGGACAATTTGTAGAACAATTCCAAAAACTGATGAACGAAGTGTAA
- a CDS encoding HAD family hydrolase, with product MKNQIKTIAFDADDTLWENEPYFREAELEFARLFPNLPQDDVVKNLFDIEMKNLKMYGYGIKGFMLCMVETAANLSGDNVASNLINQIFEIGHKLLQKPVILLDGIEETLQHLHGKYRLVMATKGDLLDQERKLEKSGLAKYFHHIEVMSDKQPRHYQKLINHLDCKPEHFLMVGNSRKSDILPVLALNAFAIEVPFHTTWIHEIHEAPIEHPNFVSVSSIDQIIPLL from the coding sequence ATGAAGAACCAAATCAAAACCATTGCGTTTGATGCCGACGACACTTTATGGGAAAATGAGCCTTATTTCCGCGAGGCAGAATTAGAATTTGCTCGGTTGTTTCCCAATTTACCGCAAGATGATGTAGTTAAAAATTTGTTCGATATCGAAATGAAAAACCTAAAAATGTACGGTTACGGCATTAAAGGTTTTATGCTTTGCATGGTAGAAACCGCAGCAAATTTGAGTGGCGATAATGTAGCTAGCAATTTAATCAATCAAATATTTGAAATAGGCCATAAACTATTGCAAAAACCTGTTATCCTTTTAGATGGCATAGAAGAAACCCTGCAACATCTGCACGGTAAATACAGGTTAGTAATGGCCACCAAAGGCGATTTATTAGACCAAGAACGTAAACTTGAAAAATCTGGTTTGGCCAAATATTTCCATCATATTGAAGTAATGAGCGATAAACAGCCACGCCATTACCAAAAGCTCATCAATCATTTAGATTGCAAACCCGAACATTTTTTGATGGTAGGGAACTCACGCAAATCGGATATTTTACCTGTATTGGCACTAAATGCTTTTGCCATAGAAGTACCTTTCCATACTACTTGGATCCACGAAATACATGAAGCACCTATCGAACATCCGAATTTTGTTTCGGTAAGCAGTATTGATCAAATTATCCCATTGTTATGA
- a CDS encoding Crp/Fnr family transcriptional regulator, which produces MLRTNTEFLSYIETLYESQQFEISLQSFEKDSLLLCQGEQNHRVFVIKEGIAKCFFLEENGKDYILEFMSKGQVLGEIEMIRQINCLCNVAALTTLQVYVIPASVFKQLLANDLTLNGILLAELAERIINTSSRASFQQLYTIEHALAKLLDLQEKQGVTISKDDMAAYLGITLRSLNRALKGL; this is translated from the coding sequence ATGTTGAGAACCAATACCGAATTTTTATCCTATATCGAAACACTTTACGAAAGCCAGCAATTTGAAATTAGCTTGCAAAGTTTTGAGAAAGATAGTTTATTGCTTTGCCAAGGAGAGCAGAACCATCGTGTTTTTGTAATTAAAGAAGGAATAGCCAAATGTTTTTTCTTAGAAGAAAATGGCAAAGATTATATCTTAGAATTTATGAGCAAGGGACAAGTTTTGGGAGAAATAGAAATGATCCGTCAGATTAACTGTTTGTGTAATGTTGCTGCGCTAACCACTTTGCAAGTTTATGTTATTCCTGCTTCCGTCTTTAAACAACTTTTGGCGAACGACTTAACCCTAAATGGAATTTTATTAGCGGAACTTGCCGAGCGCATTATCAACACCAGTTCAAGAGCTTCGTTTCAGCAGCTTTACACTATAGAACATGCCTTAGCTAAGCTGCTTGATTTGCAGGAAAAGCAAGGCGTAACTATTTCTAAAGATGACATGGCCGCTTATTTGGGTATTACCTTAAGGAGTTTGAATAGAGCTTTGAAAGGATTATAA
- a CDS encoding thermonuclease family protein, translating to MGRLVTLLLLLPTWVCAQNIKAKQLQHRTFTAKVIRIIDGDTMEILYQKTPIKIRLAHIDCPEKRSKQPFGTHAKTALSNLCFGQQVTINSQNSDRYGRLVAIITNAKKQIVNQEMIKLGMAWHFTKYSTDKNYAKLEQEARKKRIGLWRENNPTPPWNWRKPKSA from the coding sequence ATGGGAAGACTAGTCACATTACTGCTCTTGCTGCCAACATGGGTTTGCGCTCAAAACATCAAGGCTAAACAATTACAACATCGAACATTTACCGCCAAAGTAATTCGGATAATAGATGGCGATACCATGGAAATTCTTTACCAAAAAACGCCCATTAAAATACGTTTGGCGCATATCGATTGCCCGGAGAAAAGAAGTAAACAGCCTTTTGGTACACATGCAAAAACTGCACTATCTAATTTATGCTTTGGCCAGCAGGTTACAATAAATAGCCAAAACTCAGATCGCTACGGCCGATTGGTTGCCATCATTACCAACGCTAAAAAGCAAATCGTTAATCAAGAAATGATTAAACTGGGCATGGCTTGGCATTTTACTAAATACTCTACAGATAAAAACTACGCAAAACTAGAACAAGAAGCACGTAAAAAGAGAATAGGTTTATGGCGAGAAAATAACCCAACGCCACCCTGGAACTGGAGAAAACCTAAATCAGCTTAA
- a CDS encoding PDDEXK nuclease domain-containing protein codes for MSKEIDKTLFNDLALIIQHGKNEIKKQINSTLTLVYWQVGYKINLHILENKRAPYAKEIISNISIQLKEHFGKSFDEKNVRRMMQFANVFPDYKIVVPVARQLSWSHILKILPLKTEAERLYYAYKAAEELWSKRMLQHQIERKAFERKEIANLQVPDDSYSLENTFKDPYFLDFLGLKDGYLETDIESAILKELEFFILELGKGFAFVERQKRMIIDGEDFHLDLLFFHRKLQRLVAIELKLGKFKASYKGQMELYLKWLDKYERQENENAPIGLILCAEKSNEQVELLEMHKDGILVAEYWTELPPKKELEEKLHSLMIEVKARLEEKKELG; via the coding sequence ATGAGCAAAGAAATTGACAAAACGTTATTCAACGACCTTGCCTTAATTATACAACATGGCAAGAACGAAATTAAAAAGCAAATTAACAGCACCTTAACTTTGGTTTACTGGCAAGTGGGCTATAAAATAAACTTGCACATACTCGAAAATAAGCGGGCACCATACGCCAAAGAAATTATCTCAAATATTTCTATCCAGTTAAAGGAGCATTTCGGCAAAAGTTTCGATGAGAAAAATGTAAGGCGAATGATGCAATTTGCCAATGTTTTCCCCGATTATAAAATTGTCGTGCCAGTGGCACGACAATTAAGTTGGTCGCATATCTTAAAAATACTACCCCTAAAAACAGAGGCAGAAAGATTGTATTACGCTTACAAAGCAGCCGAAGAATTATGGAGCAAGAGAATGTTACAGCACCAAATAGAAAGGAAAGCTTTTGAAAGGAAAGAAATAGCCAACTTACAGGTACCGGATGATAGCTATTCCTTGGAAAACACCTTTAAAGACCCTTATTTTTTAGACTTTCTAGGTTTAAAAGATGGCTATTTAGAAACCGACATTGAAAGTGCTATCTTAAAGGAGCTAGAGTTTTTTATTTTAGAACTTGGCAAGGGTTTCGCCTTTGTAGAGCGCCAAAAACGCATGATAATAGATGGAGAAGACTTTCACTTAGACTTATTGTTCTTTCACAGAAAATTGCAAAGACTCGTAGCCATAGAACTTAAATTAGGCAAGTTTAAAGCCAGCTATAAAGGACAAATGGAACTTTATTTGAAGTGGTTAGATAAATATGAACGTCAAGAAAATGAAAATGCACCAATTGGCTTAATACTTTGCGCCGAAAAAAGCAACGAACAAGTAGAACTGCTAGAAATGCACAAAGATGGAATTTTAGTTGCAGAATATTGGACAGAATTACCTCCAAAGAAAGAATTGGAAGAGAAATTACATTCGTTGATGATAGAAGTAAAAGCTAGACTAGAAGAAAAAAAGGAATTAGGTTGA